The Phocoena sinus isolate mPhoSin1 chromosome 12, mPhoSin1.pri, whole genome shotgun sequence genome includes a window with the following:
- the LOC116763697 gene encoding LOW QUALITY PROTEIN: serine/threonine-protein kinase 3-like (The sequence of the model RefSeq protein was modified relative to this genomic sequence to represent the inferred CDS: inserted 2 bases in 2 codons) encodes MRTEGPRLPAKTRRCHAEPGHVGRAKSRAQLSLPAGKLEVVQNGSRVQRPGYVGTRPPGYFLIPANPPPTFRKPELCSDDFTNFVTKCLVKNSEQRATATQRLQQPFIRNAKPVSILRDLITEAMEIKAKRHEEXERELEEEEENSDEDELYSHTMVKTSSESVRTMRPTSTMSEGAQTMTEHNSTRLEPDLGAMVINSEDEEEDGNMKRNATSPQVPSFMDYFDKQDFXNKSHENCNQNMHEPFPMSKNVFPDNWKFPQDGDFDFGLPGMSLSVAHPLSIATAISTVFNVFQRWNSLLTNLL; translated from the exons ATGAGGACAGAAGGGCCACGACTTCCAGCAAAGACCAGGAGATGCCACGCAGAGCCAGGCCACGTGGGAAGAGCAAAGAGCAGAGCGCAGCTCAGCCTCCCTGCGGGAAAACTAGAAGTGGTTCAGAACGGGAGCCGGGTCCAGCGGCCGGGTTATGTGGGCACCCG acccccaggctatTTTTTGATTCCCGCAAACCCACCACCAACATTCAGGAAGCCAGAACTTTGTTCTGATGATTTCACCAATTTTGTTACAAAGTGCCTAGTGAAGAATTCTGAGCAGAGGGCTACTGCAACACAACGTTTACAGCAGCCTTTTATCAGGAATGCAAAACCTGTGTCAATTTTAAGAGACTTGATCACAGAAGCTATGGAAATCAAGGCTAAAAGACATGAGG TAGAGCGAGaattggaagaggaagaagaaaattcagATGAAGATGAGCTGTATTCCCACACCATGGTGAAGACTAGCTCAGAAAGCGTGCGCACCATGAGGCCCACAAGCACGATGAGTGAAGGGGCCCAGACCATGACTGAACATAACAGCACAAGGTTAGAGCCTGACTTGGGGGCCATGGTTATAAACAGTGAGGATGAGGAAGAAGAtggaaatatgaaaagaaatgcaaCTTCACCACAAGTACCATCTTTCATGGATTACTTTGATAAACAGGACT AAAATAAGAGTCATGAAAACTGTAATCAGAATATGCATGAACCCTTCCCTATGTCCAAAAATGTTTTTCCTGATAACTGGAAATTTCCTCAAGATGGAGACTTTGACtttgggcttcccgg aatGTCTCTCAGCGTCGCTCACCCTCTCTCCATTGCCACTGCCATTAGCACTGTCTTTAATGTTTTTCAGCGCTGGAACAGCCTCCTAACTAACCTCCTCTGA